The Chitinophaga lutea genome contains the following window.
TTCCATTTATGCGCCCCGCGCGGGTACCGTTTACCGGGTTCGCGGTAAAGGGTGTCTTTTCCGTTGATCTCCGGCGTTACCGGTACCTCGTACGCATACGGCGTGTTTTTACGGCCCACGTTATACACCCAGGCAATGTCGGCCTTGCGGCGGCGGGTGATGCCGAAGGCGCCGCGGGTGGTGGGTTTCGCGAGCTTAGGGTTCACAGCCAGCACTTTGCCGTTGTGGACGACGATATTAAGATTGCTGTTGTCTTTAAAAGAGAAAAAGGTGGTGTTGATCACCGCCAGCGTCTGGTGGTTTTCGATGCTGTCGTATTGCGCGGGTGTGTAGCGTTTGCCGTTGCCGGTGCGCACCACGAAGTCCAGCTGCGGGTCTTTCAGATCGGTTTCCAGGTAAAAGGCCCGGAACGGTTTGCCGTCGAGGGAGTCTGTGGTTTCGTACACGCGCACGCCGGGCGGCAGGCCCTCATTGTGCGTGGCGGAAGGGCGCCAGGTCAGCTGGCCGTAAGTCATCAGGGGAAATAATGCCGTAACAAGCAGGAAAGTCCGTTTCATCCGCGAAAAATAGAAAAGAAAAAACAATGATTCATTTCAAATTACGGTTAACATGGGGGATGGAAACTCGCGACCATGCCCTTAGGCTCCGGGACGCCGGGATTTTTCTGCTCATGGAAACCGATTCAGGGACGTAGCATTTACCTCGCAAACCTTTCCC
Protein-coding sequences here:
- a CDS encoding phosphodiester glycosidase family protein: MKRTFLLVTALFPLMTYGQLTWRPSATHNEGLPPGVRVYETTDSLDGKPFRAFYLETDLKDPQLDFVVRTGNGKRYTPAQYDSIENHQTLAVINTTFFSFKDNSNLNIVVHNGKVLAVNPKLAKPTTRGAFGITRRRKADIAWVYNVGRKNTPYAYEVPVTPEINGKDTLYREPGKRYPRGAHKWKMKEAVGGGPVLVQNGQPFITSAEEKMLNNKDFHPRSAVGYTAGGKLILLAIEGRHKGVAEGATFPQMAKIFTDLDCVEALNLDGGGSSALYVQQKNTIRPSDAGGQRAVPAVLVIRRR